From the genome of Sporocytophaga myxococcoides DSM 11118:
AGAGTACCGATCTCAGGACGTAAGCCAAAGCAGGTTTTGGTATGTTTTGATTCTAAAGTCGAATAAAACTTCTGATAATTACTTACATATGCACCCACTCCGATACCTGCGTATGGCTTGAATGCTGATATTGAGTTAAGATAATAGAAGCCTGTTGCCAGCACAGGTACTGTATTAAAGTATCTTGTCTGAACAGCGGAAATATTCCCACTACCTGTAGAATAAACTTCTCTGTCAAAATATTTTCTGAAATCATTATATCCGAGATTCAAACCAACAGATATATTTTTATTGATAAAATATCTGCCTTCTATGGAAAAACCATCAAATAATTTTTTGTCTATATAGGACTTTAAATCGCCTGTAGCAAAGCCTAATCCATAGTTGTAGGAGAATAAGGTTTTTATATTATCCTGAGCATTGCAAGTGCTTTGAACTGATAAAAGTATTATGGCTATTAAGACCGGTAAAATATATTTTCTCATTTTGAGTATTATGTCTGTTTGTGTTTATTGAATTTATTGTCCTGCAAATAGATAAGGTGACTGGTTGAATAGACTATTGATACCATCTTTTGTCCTTTGCTCAGTCCCGGGAAATGGACTTGTCAAGGCGCCAACAACAATTCCATTCCATACAATATTTAGAGAGTCGGTTGATGTTTTTACATTGACCATATCTATTGATAAACTTCCACTAACTACTGCTGGATTATTGAAGTCTGAAGGTACTGAGAACGGTTTTGGGAAAAGAATTGTATCCGGATTTGCAAGTCCGGCGTAAGTCCCCCTATTGATGTAAGAAAAGTCATTTCCACCTGTGTAAAACAGCAAGCGAGAAACAATTACTATAAGATCAGGATTTGCATTTTTATCTACTCTTATAAATCCTCTTTGTGCAAGATTCGTATTTATAAGAGAAATAAAAGCAGTGTCTGAGATATTTGGGATTGCAGTTTCAGTAAGGAGATTTACAGGAGAAACTGAATTTCTGATAGAATAAGTTTTTACTGTATTGAAATCAAAGTTTTTGTCATGATTGGTTACATAAACATCCTGTTCCTCAAATGAAAGGTCATTAGAAGGGTCAACCTTCTGGCAGGAAAAAGCTATTGCTAAGAAAAGAATGCCTGTCAGAAACAAATTTATTTTAGACATTGATAAGTGGATTTATTTGAAAATTTAATTTCACAAAAATGATAAAATAAGTTTAAAATGACAAAGGAATGATAAGGCAAGAGGGATAAGTGATTAGTTAGGGAAGTAATATTTCTTGAAGAATACCAACTCTGGAAACAATTATAGCTGATTTTA
Proteins encoded in this window:
- a CDS encoding DUF4136 domain-containing protein yields the protein MSKINLFLTGILFLAIAFSCQKVDPSNDLSFEEQDVYVTNHDKNFDFNTVKTYSIRNSVSPVNLLTETAIPNISDTAFISLINTNLAQRGFIRVDKNANPDLIVIVSRLLFYTGGNDFSYINRGTYAGLANPDTILFPKPFSVPSDFNNPAVVSGSLSIDMVNVKTSTDSLNIVWNGIVVGALTSPFPGTEQRTKDGINSLFNQSPYLFAGQ
- a CDS encoding outer membrane beta-barrel protein, yielding MRKYILPVLIAIILLSVQSTCNAQDNIKTLFSYNYGLGFATGDLKSYIDKKLFDGFSIEGRYFINKNISVGLNLGYNDFRKYFDREVYSTGSGNISAVQTRYFNTVPVLATGFYYLNSISAFKPYAGIGVGAYVSNYQKFYSTLESKHTKTCFGLRPEIGTLIKLKNGLGLIVSGRYNYAAYSYQEFSSLNYFELNFGLSFSIEK